The following coding sequences are from one Limnobacter sp. SAORIC-580 window:
- a CDS encoding cation transporter yields the protein MNILQFHEEIKMPGCSTCHDHQPAQSVSPTYKKVLWVALVVNLGMFIVEVASGLKAGSVSLLADSLDFFGDAANYAVSLFVLGMALSIRAKAALVKGATLGIFGLGVLAYTTYRLWTGQIPEPLTMGVVAVLALVANVAVALMLYKWREGDSNMQSVWLCSRNDAIGNVAVVAAAGLVAWTGSAWPDLAVAVLMATLGITAARTIIAQAWRELNQTSV from the coding sequence ATGAATATATTGCAATTTCACGAGGAGATCAAGATGCCAGGTTGTTCAACATGTCACGATCATCAACCTGCCCAATCAGTTTCACCAACCTACAAAAAAGTGTTATGGGTTGCTCTGGTTGTCAATTTGGGTATGTTCATCGTTGAGGTGGCTTCAGGTTTGAAAGCGGGTTCTGTCTCCCTGTTGGCGGATTCACTTGATTTTTTTGGCGATGCAGCGAACTACGCTGTTTCCCTTTTTGTGTTGGGCATGGCGCTGTCGATTCGTGCCAAGGCAGCCCTTGTTAAAGGCGCCACCCTGGGAATTTTCGGGTTAGGCGTTTTGGCCTATACGACGTATCGCCTTTGGACAGGGCAAATTCCTGAACCTTTGACAATGGGAGTGGTAGCGGTGTTGGCACTGGTTGCCAATGTGGCTGTAGCTTTGATGCTTTACAAATGGCGTGAAGGCGACTCGAACATGCAATCTGTATGGCTTTGCAGTCGCAACGACGCGATTGGAAATGTGGCCGTAGTTGCGGCCGCCGGCTTGGTTGCCTGGACCGGTAGTGCATGGCCTGATTTGGCAGTGGCGGTGTTGATGGCTACTTTGGGTATTACCGCGGCTAGAACCATCATCGCTCAAGCATGGCGCGAATTGAACCAAACCAGTGTGTGA
- a CDS encoding MerR family transcriptional regulator: protein MRIGELSEKLGITVEAIRYYEKEGLLCAPDRTVSNYRVYGEHHLEDLAFVVFCRNIDISLDEIRSLLKLKHSPSESCEPINDAIDNKLTEIDKRLSQLQALKSELQRLRSKCLGHSTIGECEIIKASLTI, encoded by the coding sequence ATGAGGATCGGTGAGTTAAGCGAGAAGTTGGGTATAACGGTAGAGGCAATTCGCTACTACGAGAAGGAAGGCCTGCTTTGTGCACCAGACCGAACCGTCTCCAACTACCGGGTTTACGGCGAGCATCATCTCGAAGATTTAGCGTTCGTTGTGTTTTGTCGCAACATTGACATATCACTAGATGAAATACGCTCCTTACTGAAACTCAAACATTCACCCAGCGAGTCATGCGAGCCAATCAACGATGCCATCGACAATAAATTGACCGAAATCGATAAAAGGCTCAGTCAACTTCAAGCACTGAAAAGTGAATTACAACGCTTGCGTTCGAAATGTTTAGGGCACAGTACGATAGGCGAATGTGAAATTATCAAAGCCTCACTGACAATCTGA